In Acanthochromis polyacanthus isolate Apoly-LR-REF ecotype Palm Island chromosome 15, KAUST_Apoly_ChrSc, whole genome shotgun sequence, a single genomic region encodes these proteins:
- the LOC110949320 gene encoding interferon-induced, double-stranded RNA-activated protein kinase-like isoform X2 has product MAQAPLDSVENLTQQLLQTSTSDTNYVTSLNTYCQKRKITIKPQESICLMTFRKCCTFIVDGKTYPTGYGISKKEAKEEAAKLACQSLGITDQRRTNFIGIVNHYCQKTKRILNFIEVDRSGPPHNPQFTYKLVINNKDYPEGKGKNIDEAKRKAAQLAWAALQEQSDWDSKVSLRSTMSEDGAATMSSPTANLESLKASSQILQRSTSDSVALTDSLDTPKTQVSLRSAVSVDSPPSILSTPSSLESVEASSQSMQTSTSDSVLFTDSSHRSKDQDAVKNKNTDNKQSETSALSRFSSDFDSMECLAKGGFGHVYKAREKLVDKYYAVKIVRYKEKALREVTALGEISHDNIVRYYNCWIDDSEPQWDITTETSTSSQSSSELSPKYLYIKMELCDTKTLKDWINKKNEESLQETKRRAESLHLAQQIISGVEYIHSKKVVHRDLKPANIMFGKDGKVKIGDFGLATAENDDDNDKQMERSGRAGTRSYMAPEQRSKDYGRKVDIFALGLIYFELLWKLSSGHERGKVSQY; this is encoded by the exons ATGGCACAAGCTCCACTTGACTCT GTTGAAAATCTAACACAGCAGCTTCTTCAGACAAGTACATCTGATACCAACTATGTGACCAGCCTCAATACTTATTGTCAGAAGAGGAAGATCACCATTAAACCTCAGGAGTCAATATGTCTTATGACGTTTAG AAAATGCTGTACCTTTATAGTTGATGGTAAGACGTATCCAACTGGCTATGGGATCTCAAAGAAGGAAGCTAAGGAGGAAGCAGCCAAGCTCGCATGTCAGAGTTTGGGTATCACAGACCAAAGACGGACAAATTTCATTGGAATTGTGAACCActactgtcaaaaaacaaaacgaatCCTTAATTTCATTGAGGTGGATAGGTCTGGTCCTCCACACAATCCCCA ATTTACCTACAAATTAGTGATCAACAATAAGGATTACCCTGAggggaaaggaaaaaatatcGATGAAGCCAAACGAAAGGCAGCTCAGCTGGCCTGGGCTGCTCTTCAGGAACAGTCAGACTGGGACAGCAAG gtGTCCCTCAGGTCAACCATGTCCGAAGACGGTGCAGCAACAATGTCGTCACCAACAGCTAATCT GGAATCCCTTAAGGCATCCTCACAAATCCTGCAAAGAAGCACAAGTGATTCGGTAGCATTGACAGATTCATTGGACACTCCTAAGACACAG GTGTCTCTCAGGTCAGCTGTGTCTGTAGACAGTCCACCATCCATTTTGTCAACTCCATCTTCATT GGAGTCTGTTGAAGCATCGTCACAAAGCATGCAAACGTCTACAAGTGACTCCGTATTGTTCACAGATTCATCTCATCGATCCAAGGATCAg GatgctgttaaaaacaaaaacacagacaacaaacaaagtGAGACATCAGCTCTGTCAcg GTTTTCTTCAGACTTTGATTCCATGGAATGTCTCGCTAAAGGGGGCTTTGGACATGTTTATAAAGCAAGAGAGAAACTGGTGGACAAATATTACGCTGTAAAGATTGTTCGCTATAAAGA GAAAGCTCTACGAGAGGTGACAGCATTAGGTGAAATCTCTCACGATAATATTGTTCGATACTACAATTGTTGGATAGATGATTCAGAACCCCAGTGGGACATCACAACTGAGACTTCCACCAGTTCACA GTCCTCCAGTGAGTTGTCACCAAAGTACCTCTATATTAAAATGGAGCTGTGTGAcaccaaaacactcaaagactGGATAAATAAGAAGAATGAGGAGAGTCTGCAGGAGACCAAGAGAAGGGCAGAAAGTTTACATCTTGCACAGCAAATAATCAGTGGAGTTGAGTACATTCACTCCAAGAAGGTCGTCCACAGAGACCTGAAG CCTGCCAACATCATGTTTGGAAAAGATGGAAAAGTAAAGATTGGAGACTTCGGTCTGGCCACTGCTGAGAATGATGATGACAACGACAAACAGATGGAGAGATCAGGCAGAGCAGGAACCAGATCTTACATGGCTCCTGAACAA AGGAGCAAAGATTATGGCCGCAAAGTGGACATATTTGCGCTGGGGCTGATATATTTTGAGCTCCTTTGGAAGCTCTCTTCTGGACATGAAAGAGGAAAGGTGAGTCAGTATTGA
- the LOC110949320 gene encoding interferon-induced, double-stranded RNA-activated protein kinase-like isoform X1 yields the protein MAQAPLDSVENLTQQLLQTSTSDTNYVTSLNTYCQKRKITIKPQESICLMTFRKCCTFIVDGKTYPTGYGISKKEAKEEAAKLACQSLGITDQRRTNFIGIVNHYCQKTKRILNFIEVDRSGPPHNPQFTYKLVINNKDYPEGKGKNIDEAKRKAAQLAWAALQEQSDWDSKVSLRSTMSEDGAATMSSPTANLESLKASSQILQRSTSDSVALTDSLDTPKTQVSLRSAVSVDSPPSILSTPSSLESVEASSQSMQTSTSDSVLFTDSSHRSKDQDAVKNKNTDNKQSETSALSRFSSDFDSMECLAKGGFGHVYKAREKLVDKYYAVKIVRYKEKALREVTALGEISHDNIVRYYNCWIDDSEPQWDITTETSTSSQSSSELSPKYLYIKMELCDTKTLKDWINKKNEESLQETKRRAESLHLAQQIISGVEYIHSKKVVHRDLKPANIMFGKDGKVKIGDFGLATAENDDDNDKQMERSGRAGTRSYMAPEQRSKDYGRKVDIFALGLIYFELLWKLSSGHERGKVLINARNQILPEEFSPKFPQENLIILLMLSERPEDRPEASALKTQMENWAQTFTT from the exons ATGGCACAAGCTCCACTTGACTCT GTTGAAAATCTAACACAGCAGCTTCTTCAGACAAGTACATCTGATACCAACTATGTGACCAGCCTCAATACTTATTGTCAGAAGAGGAAGATCACCATTAAACCTCAGGAGTCAATATGTCTTATGACGTTTAG AAAATGCTGTACCTTTATAGTTGATGGTAAGACGTATCCAACTGGCTATGGGATCTCAAAGAAGGAAGCTAAGGAGGAAGCAGCCAAGCTCGCATGTCAGAGTTTGGGTATCACAGACCAAAGACGGACAAATTTCATTGGAATTGTGAACCActactgtcaaaaaacaaaacgaatCCTTAATTTCATTGAGGTGGATAGGTCTGGTCCTCCACACAATCCCCA ATTTACCTACAAATTAGTGATCAACAATAAGGATTACCCTGAggggaaaggaaaaaatatcGATGAAGCCAAACGAAAGGCAGCTCAGCTGGCCTGGGCTGCTCTTCAGGAACAGTCAGACTGGGACAGCAAG gtGTCCCTCAGGTCAACCATGTCCGAAGACGGTGCAGCAACAATGTCGTCACCAACAGCTAATCT GGAATCCCTTAAGGCATCCTCACAAATCCTGCAAAGAAGCACAAGTGATTCGGTAGCATTGACAGATTCATTGGACACTCCTAAGACACAG GTGTCTCTCAGGTCAGCTGTGTCTGTAGACAGTCCACCATCCATTTTGTCAACTCCATCTTCATT GGAGTCTGTTGAAGCATCGTCACAAAGCATGCAAACGTCTACAAGTGACTCCGTATTGTTCACAGATTCATCTCATCGATCCAAGGATCAg GatgctgttaaaaacaaaaacacagacaacaaacaaagtGAGACATCAGCTCTGTCAcg GTTTTCTTCAGACTTTGATTCCATGGAATGTCTCGCTAAAGGGGGCTTTGGACATGTTTATAAAGCAAGAGAGAAACTGGTGGACAAATATTACGCTGTAAAGATTGTTCGCTATAAAGA GAAAGCTCTACGAGAGGTGACAGCATTAGGTGAAATCTCTCACGATAATATTGTTCGATACTACAATTGTTGGATAGATGATTCAGAACCCCAGTGGGACATCACAACTGAGACTTCCACCAGTTCACA GTCCTCCAGTGAGTTGTCACCAAAGTACCTCTATATTAAAATGGAGCTGTGTGAcaccaaaacactcaaagactGGATAAATAAGAAGAATGAGGAGAGTCTGCAGGAGACCAAGAGAAGGGCAGAAAGTTTACATCTTGCACAGCAAATAATCAGTGGAGTTGAGTACATTCACTCCAAGAAGGTCGTCCACAGAGACCTGAAG CCTGCCAACATCATGTTTGGAAAAGATGGAAAAGTAAAGATTGGAGACTTCGGTCTGGCCACTGCTGAGAATGATGATGACAACGACAAACAGATGGAGAGATCAGGCAGAGCAGGAACCAGATCTTACATGGCTCCTGAACAA AGGAGCAAAGATTATGGCCGCAAAGTGGACATATTTGCGCTGGGGCTGATATATTTTGAGCTCCTTTGGAAGCTCTCTTCTGGACATGAAAGAGGAAAG GTTTTAATTAATGCCAGAAATCAGATCCTCCCTGAAGAATTTTCACCAAAGTTCCCCCAAGAG AACCTAATAATTCTGTTAATGCTGAGTGAGAGGCCAGAAGATCGACCTGAAGCAAGTGCACTGAAGACACAGATGGAAAACTGGGCTCAGACATTCACCACATAG
- the LOC110949319 gene encoding interferon-induced, double-stranded RNA-activated protein kinase translates to MMESENYVAKLNEFVQRNRLVLRYEDVGSAGPDHIKTFTLRVVVNGKAYPDGVGKNKKEAKQNAAKNALRVLLEETADSTEHAAEASTTPVRQTTLSSTNYVGWLNEYGQKHRVNVRSVESSKIGPLFTTQYCRFVVGDKEYPPASGKSKREAKEEAAKLVYHEIFGSRTTKTGEEKDSNTSSQQREELNKNVADICDLTKNLSVRTKESSFAETNFIGIVHNYCQKTNRTCTFMEAGRSGPPHNRKFFHKLLINNKEYPVGEGKNVKEAKQNAAQLAWDALQEQSDYDSKINWSAASDDGAPAKPSRPSSSLDSGFPKSTSSSLNPPEDQHASPDIKMSIAANFPKDNESSKEDLMPNFKLKTAGSTKIEKTASQSVSRFTTDFDSIEQLGKGAFGHVFKAKHKLLDVYYAIKIVRYKEKALREVKALSDLDHSNIVRYYTCWKEDSEYHWESHTDSSTATQSSSDSSTKYLYIQMELCDTRTLRVWIYEKNAQNVKKSLRDSKRREESLSIAPQLVSGVEYIHSKMLIHRDLKPANIMFGRDGEVKIGDFGLVTAENDDDAENLMERTVYKGTPSYMAPEQKCRNTYDRKVDIFALGLIYFELLWNISTGHERLAIWEDVRNQKLPEGFSHHFQQESQIIKSMLCVKPEDRPEASKLKTDLEECKQSLVMPEKIQRDSHSV, encoded by the exons ATGATGGAGTCTGAAAACTACGTCGCTAAACTGAACGAGTTCGTCCAGAGGAATCGTCTGGTGCTGAGATATGAAGACGTGGGATCTGCTGGACCTGACCACATTAAAAC GTTTACCCTCAGAGTTGTCGTCAATGGTAAGGCCTATCCTGATGGAGTGGGCAAGAACAAGAAGGAAGCCAAACAAAATGCAGCTAAAAACGCCTTGAGAGTCTTATTGgaggaaacagctgattct ACAGAACATGCAGCTGAAGCTTCTACTACACCAGTTCGTCAGACAACCTTAAGCAGTACCAACTACGTAGGTTGGCTAAATGAATACGGTCAGAAGCACAGGGTGAATGTAAGGTCTGTGGAGTCATCTAAGATTGGACCACTTTTTACAACTCA ATATTGTAGGTTTGTGGTTGGTGATAAGGAGTACCCCCCTGCATCTGGGAAGTCAAAGAGGGAAGCTAAGGAGGAAGCAGCTAAACTGGTATACCATGAGATATTTGGCAGTAGAACTACAAAG actGGAGAGGAGAAAGATAGCAACACATCAAGTCAACAAAGAGAGGAATTGAACAAAAATGTGGCAGACATCTG TGATCTCACAAAAAACCTGAGTGTAAGGACTAAAGAGAGCAGCTTTGCAGAGACAAATTTCATAGGGATTGTTCACAACTACTGTCAGAAAACAAACCGCACCTGTACATTTATGGAAGCTGGGAGATCTGGCCCACCTCATAACCGCAA atttttccacaaattatTGATTAACAACAAGGAATACCCCGTTGGTGAGGGTAAAAATGTCAAGGAGGCCAAACAAAATGCAGCCCAGCTGGCCTGGGATGCTCTTCAGGAACAGTCAGACTATGACAGCAag ATAAACTGGTCAGCTGCGTCTGATGACGGTGCACCAGCCAAGCCGTCCAGACCATCAAGCTCACT GGATTCTGGGTTTCCAAAATCAACAAGCAGTTCACTAAACCCTCCGGAGGATCAg CATGCAAGCCCTGATATCAAAATGAG TATTGCAGCAAATTTCCCAAAAGATAACGAAAGCAGCAAAGAG GATTTGATGCCCAATTTCAAGCTGAAGACTGCAGGAAGTACAAAGATTGAGAAAACAGCAAGTCAGTCAGTCTCAAG GTTTACAACTGATTTTGATTCCATAGAGCAGCTCGGTAAAGGAGCCTTCGGTCATGTTTTTAAGGCAAAACATAAACTCCTGGACGTATATTATGCTATAAAGATCGTTCGCTACAAAGA GAAAGCTCTACGAGAGGTGAAGGCATTGTCAGACCTGGACCACTCTAACATTGTTCGATACTACACGTGTTGGAAGGAGGATTCAGAATACCACTGGGAGAGTCACACTGACAGTAGCACCGCCACACA GTCTTCCAGTGATTCATCCACCAAGTATCTCTATATTCagatggagttatgtgacaccAGAACACTGAGAGTGTGGATTTATGAGAAGAACGCTCAGAACGTAAAGAAATCTCTGCGAGACTccaaaagaagagaagaaagtcTAAGCATTGCCCCACAACTAGTCAGCGGGGTCGAGTACATTCACTCCAAGATGCTCATCCACAGAGACCTGAAG CCTGCCAACATCATGTTTGGGCGTGATGGAGAAGTGAAGATTGGAGACTTTGGTCTGGTCACTGCTGAGAATGATGATGATGCCGAGAACCTGATGGAGAGAACAGTGTACAAAGGAACCCCGTCTTACATGGCTCCTGAGCAG aaatgcagaaacacATATGACCGGAAGGTGGACATATTTGCATTGGGGCTGATATATTTTGAACTCCTTTGGAACATCTCTACTGGCCATGAAAGACTAGCG ATTTGGGAGGATGTCCGAAACCAGAAACTTCCTGAAggattttctcatcattttcagCAAGAG aGCCAAATTATAAAGTCAATGCTGTGTGTGAAACCAGAAGACCGACCAGAGGCAAGTAAACTGAAGACTGACTTGGAAGAGTGCAAACAGTCACTCGTGATGCCTGAAAAGATACAACGTGATAGTCACAGTGTCTGA